A genomic region of Parambassis ranga chromosome 7, fParRan2.1, whole genome shotgun sequence contains the following coding sequences:
- the noc2l gene encoding nucleolar complex protein 2 homolog — translation MAAKQKRKLEDLSVDEFLLSGFDSADEDEDESEEESSKQNGLKKKKGVNSAASKTDDKKKGKASQHKEQLSRLKNKDPEFYKFLQDNDQKLLHFDDSDSSEDEDEKKYHKLPSMLQEASSDEDDDDNTEIQKASKKSKKAAESIKVTDKMIEDWRASLKSDPTPRLFREITQAFKAAVATTKGEGGSQCRYKVADSSVFNALVLFCIRDIHVALQKMLNLKPDKNQNKLVLPSSSSKWQRNQIDIKMYLSGVVQLLSSLTEVTVISAVLQHTNQLVPYYLCLPKQCRHLVKQLLKQWSTGEETSRVLAFLALNKICRHKQETYLNTILKQMYISYVQNCKFTSPNMLPMINFMQRTLTEMYALDTKATYQQAFIYIRQLAIHLRNAMTMKKKETYQSVYNWQFIHCLHLWCRVLSTLHPSDVLHPLIYPLCQVIIGTVKLVPTARYYPLRMHCCRALTLLSGSTNTFVPILPFLLEIFQQVDFNKKPGRMSKKPINFAVILKLSKVNLMEKAYKDGLIDQLYDLMLEYFHTQATSISFPELALPTIIQLKAFLKECKVANYSKPVRQLLEKVQENSSHITGRRQKAAFGVVDATAAVAWEKQIQEEGTPLTKYYSQWKKLREKEIQLEISGKERMEDLDLPEIKRKKIQEKKSEDKKEFKDLFQSDSDSDEDNAGLKIKSKKSNHASDDDDHDEDPNDSSDMSDEEGMDGGDSDDDEDDGDENASKSPQPLSSSALIKLAEGDEDVVEDLELSDDD, via the exons ATGGCAGCGAAACAGAAAAG AAAATTAGAGGACCTCAGCGTGGATGAGTTCTTGCTGTCAGGGTTTGACTctgcagatgaagatgaagatgagtcTGAGGAAGAGTCTTCCAAACAGAATGGACTCAAGAAAAAGAAAGGTGTAAATTCTGCTGCATCTAAGAC AGATGATAAGAAGAAGGGTAAGGCCTCCCAGCACAAAGAGCAGCTGTCCCGGTTAAAGAACAAAGATCCAGAATTTTACAAGTTTCTGCAAGACAACGACCAAAAACTTCTACATTTTGATGACTCGGACTCctctgaggatgaagatgagaaaAAGTACCACAAACTACCATCTATGCTGCAG GAGGCCAGctctgatgaagatgatgatgacaatACAGAGATTCAGAAAGCTTCAAAGAAATCCAAGAAGGCAGCGGAGTCTATCAAAGTTACAGACAAGATGATTGAAGACTGGAGAGCTTCCCTGAAGAGCGACCCCACACCTCGTCTCTTTAGAGAAATCACACAGGCATTTAAGGCTGCTGTTGCTACAACAAAGGGGGAAGGAGGAAGTCAGTGCCGATATAAAGTAGCTGACAGCTCAG TGTTCAATGCTTTGGTCCTGTTCTGTATCAGAGATATTCACGTGGCCCTGCAAAAGATGCTCAACCTGAAGCCAGATAAAAACCAGAACAA ACTAGTGCTCCCTTCATCAAGTTCAAAATGGCAGAGGAATCAGATTGATATCAAGATGTACCTCAGTGGAGTAGTTCag CTGTTGTCCTCTCTAACTGAAGTCACAGTCATCAGTGCTGTCCTGCAGCACACCAACCAACTCGTACCTTATTATCTCTGTCTACCCAAACAGTGTCGTCATCTGGTGAAG CAACTACTGAAGCAGTGGAGCACAGGGGAGGAGACAAGTCGGGTTCTTGCTTTCTTGGCCCTCAATAAaatctgcagacacaaacaggaaacgTATCTTAACACTATTCTCAAG cAAATGTACATTTCCTATGTACAGAACTGCAAGTTCACATCTCCCAACATGCTCCCCATGATCAACTTCATGCAAAGAACTCTTACGGAGATGTATGCCCTGGACACCAAGGCCACTTATCAGCAAGCCTTCATCTATATCCGACAGCTGGCCATCCATCTCAGAAATGCCATGACCATGAAGAAAAAg GAAACATATCAGTCGGTGTATAACTGGCAGTTTATCCACTGTCTGCACCTGTGGTGTCGAGTCCTTAGCACCCTGCACCCTAGTGATGTCCTCCACCCTCTTATTTATCCACTCTGCCAAGTCATAATTGGCACTGTTAA ACTGGTGCCCACAGCCAGATATTACCCTCTGAGGATGCACTGTTGCAGAGCCCTCACCCTGCTGTCTGGCAGCACCAACACATTTGTGCCGATTCTGCCTTTCCTCTTGGAG ATCTTCCAACAAGTGGACTTTAACAAGAAACCTGGGCGGATGAGTAAGAAACCCATCAACTTTGCAGTCATCCTGAAGCTCAGCAAGGTCAACCTAATGGAGAAGGCCTACAAG GATGGGTTGATTGACCAGCTCTATGACCTGATGCTAGAATATTTCCACACCCAGGCCACCTCCATCAGTTTCCCTGAGCTGGCCCTGCCCACCATCATTCAG CTGAAAGCATTCCTGAAGGAATGCAAAGTGGCCAATTACTCCAAGCCGGTGCGCCAGCTGCTGGAGAAGGTACAGGAGAACAGCAGCCACATCACAGGACGGAGACAGAAGGCCGCCTTCGGAGTGGTCGATGCCACTGCTgcg GTGGCCTGGGAGAAGCAGATCCAGGAGGAGGGTACTCCCCTTACCAAGTACTACAGCCAGTGGAAGAAGctgagggagaaggagatcCAGCTGGAGATCTCTGGCAAAGAAAGG ATGGAGGATCTGGATCTCCCTGAGATCAAAAGGAAGAAGATTCAAGAGAAAAAGTCAGAGGACAAGAAGGAGTTCAAGGACCTGTTCCAGTCAGACAGTGACTCAGACGAAGATAATGCTGGACTCAAAATCAAAA GTAAGAAGAGCAACCATGCatcagatgatgatgatcatgatGAGGATCCTAATGATTCGTCTGACATGAGCGACGAGgaggggatggatggaggagacTCAG ATGACGATGAGGACGACGGTGATGAAAACGCCTCCAAGAGTCCTCAGCCGCTATCATCCTCTGCCCTGATAAAGCTGGCGGAGGGAGATGAGGATGTAGTTGAAGATCTGGAGCTGTCTGATGATGACTAA